From the Triplophysa rosa unplaced genomic scaffold, Trosa_1v2 scaffold90_ERROPOS679048, whole genome shotgun sequence genome, the window ATCTCATCAGGAGTAGGCTATGCCCAAATATTGTCAAGAGTGACTAACAATATTAGTTACTGCCATGAAATTCAAACaagttgaatcagcgtatattTCCATTTTTCACTATTATTTTACTGTGATTTCTGATTCCTGAATGGCTTGATGATTTTGGCTTTCACAGACTGGTTGTTCCCTTATCATCAGTGCTCCCTGAATAGTGGTGGCCGTTTTGTGTATTTGGGCTACAGACTCTTTCTGGGCTCTAATTTATGAATCCACTCCAGAGCCTGCTCTAATGCCTACTCCAGTGTATAGTTAAGAGCCTAGACCTTCATCCTCTCCATGGGCCTGGCCCTCCATCCCTTCCCCTGATCTGTATTTGTTCTATCACCCTCTGTAATCAGTAGGTTGCTACTACATTAGATCTGTATCATTCAgtatgataaaaaataatataaagttttacgtaaataaagttttacacatttactacaatacattacaaatgtttattaatgtttaaCAGCTTAACAGCTACAATTTTATGAtaacattaaacataaaatcatgaaatattatGAAATATAGGTATCATGAGGCTTATTTGGGCCTATAAAGGCCTACATGTATTGTAAAACTATCATCACACAGTCAATTATTATACACAAAATAGTctattactgtactgtattacaCACCAGGCATACACAGTCatcaatttaaaacatttttgttcctTAGTCAGACTCAACTGTGTTCACAATTGGAATAACAAATTATCTTTGCATTCAGTCTTTTGCAAATTTAGCTCTAAGTTCATTTCTAACAGAAACTCTGTTTATAAATCCTGAAGAACTGAAGCCAATCTGAGCATCTCTAAAAAATACACGTGAGTCAGTGGTCAGACTTGAATATAGAACCGTTAAAGACGTGATGCATTCACACTGACAAAACCCTTCACATTTTACACACTTTGGAGCAAGAATGTGTTTTAAGATGCCAAATGTGCCATCACAAAATTCAGCCACACAATTACATCTCCGGTCTGATTTGTAACTATGCTCCACTGTAAATAAGCTCTGACCAATCAATACTTTGCTGTGGTAAATGCCATGGTCAAACTGTAAACTTCCGCCCAGGAGTTGCTTTAAAGCCAGTTTATGTTGTACAGGCAACTGTTTTGCTACACCTTTACAGAAAAAGGTAAAGACATCCATTTTAAAAGACTTCTGTGGGAGAACACTGCTGCACCTAATCACTATACACAGGAAAAACGGCAGAGTATTTTTTtcagagtaaatatttttttcctccaaaatAGTCGTTTTTGCTCCATTTTGAGTGAAAAGAGAAAAACGTGTCAGTAGAGTGGGAGCAAAATTACAGAGCAGCCTAACTGTGACTCCTCCCCCAAAACGTTGCCCCACCCTCGCAAGGTTTCGTTTAGCAGCACACCGTTAGTAACGGCCGTCGACCACTGTTCCTGCTGCttgtattgtgtaatttctaaGCACATATAGatgtattttacatgtattgagcactgttattcaccacagttataaatgcacttgataaaatacctaaaaagtattcagaagtattcataggaacattagtacatagatgggttgatctgaaatcatagtcaataagaataattacataagtaggtttatgatgataatttgattatttgaagaagaattgatgatttaatgacacaatctgtacctgtaaccaatgattgttcatataaatgcacttaatgtcactttaagcatgtttaaagcacatttgagcacaatgtaacaaggtaaaatccagtgatgtttttagaggcctaaagtttgaagcctgttgtgctctctctgaaacctggggattttccactgtttaaaagtaaccatgattacgcacgtaCGCAACAccgtctcgtatggagaccatggcttgtttggtggtctcgtgtggtaaccattgtatgcaaattattaaaaaaaatgatgtaataaccagcgtaccaccattagattacgtaccttgttacctgggacttattggtggcaggcaattaacaattggttaataaaaataagagataacaggaaaatacctgattggtttcagaagagaccacctttcagaagtttgactataactgtagactgaaaacacttggtttttagatgacttggaacatctcactttgtttggctcgagcaaataaagttatctccttgacacctggaccttctttgtctgagagattttttgaactacaagactgatatttttccacaacacttGTGGGATTTGAAGAGAAGTTGGATGTTAAAGTAAGTAAGGTTttaaattctgtatttatttttatattatttgccTCTGTTTTGAGCTCATATCATTTTGCCGCgttttttaatattacagaaATCGCTATATTAACTTGAGAACTAACGTTAACTGTTCAGGTAGACTAAGctattttgaaaacaaatagCTAAAATATTAAGAACGTTAAAAAAACTAGCTAActatcttttaaatgttttccacATAACTATTAAGGGGAGCAGCTGAGCTGTGCACCACATGTACTTGACTCGGTAAAGAGTTAAGTTAACGTTAGCCTTCATTGGATTGCTGGAGGCCATTTTGATGTATATTATTATCCCAATTCGGGCAGTTATTGTAACGTTATTTTCCTTATGTATTTTAGCAACCTTTACTGTTAGTCACAGTCATCGTTCGCTGCTGACAGAATATATGCTTCTGCTGGATGTTAAAGTAAGTAAAGTTTTAAAGtctgtattcattttcatattattcGCTCACCTCTGTTTTGAGCTCGCATCATTTTGCCGcgatttttaaataatacagaGATCGCTTTCTCATATTAACTTGAGAATTAGGTTAGGATCCgttattttaaaagcaaatagcCAATATTACGAACGTCAATTGACACCAGTAAAACTAACGTTAGCCAACtagcttttaaatgttttccacTAAATTATCGTGATGAGCAGCTCAGCTGTGCACCACATGTACTTGACTCGGTAAAGAGTTAAGTTAACGTTAGCCTTCTTTGGATTGCTGGAGGCCATTATGATGTGCGTTATCCCAATCGGATGGTAATTGTAAGGTAACTTATTTTCGTAAAGTGTTTAGCAGCTTTACTGTTAACGTTAGTCACAGCCATCAATCACTGCTGCTGCTTGTGGGGTTAGAACAGAAGTTAGACTGAACTGTTCTGAAAGTAAATAGCAAACCTTATAGATTACGAACATTAATTGACACCAGTAAAACAGCTacctatgaaatgtttaacTAGTGTGAGGAGCAGCTCGAGCTGTGCACCACATGTACTTGACTCGGTAAAGAGTTAACCTTCATTAGATTCCTGGAGGCCATTTTGATGTGTATGAGCTTATTCGGTTGGTAATTGTAAGGTATAATTCAAAATTTACATCGGCTAGTTGGTGATTTTATAGTCGTCCGAATCCAGAATGTTGGTATGTCAATTCAAAAATTACTGTTTGAATCTGTTTTGACACTGCTAAATGAGAACTGTTGCGCTTTAccttatggctggaatacactacaatacttttaaaatctgaacatatttctttaaactagacatcacacgcttgcagactttttgaacgttTCAGACtaaaacacactaactgatgaaatctgcagactggcacagactttctgcaacatgtccagactgaaaatctgagcaaaagtcttgtaatgtattttagcctttaatTTTCATGCCTTTTTAATATGTACACTTTTATTATCCGAATGCATTAACGTTAGTTAATTACCGTCTGAATAGAACTAATGAACACCATGCTTTAACAGAACTATTGGACAGTtataacaaatgaaaaacatattttttatgcgTTTTATTCTTCATCTGACTGTGAGTGTTATCGCTTTATGTTCAACTTTGTGTTTTGGTTCCTTTAGGATGCAAACCAACAATGCTGTCAGAGTGAAGTTCAGGGATagcaagaaattcattttttcgtCGCAACCTTTTACATTTCAAACGTTTTTGGAATgcggtaaaataaaaataaaataaatccactactgtctcttcctaggtttggactctgtgcagcgactacattgcatgttgtccacgaactttagccatgatGTCACGTACactgctgtcgcttgtgaaaacaacaatggcggagtgcggtgggtggaactgtgtagattaatgggcggtaacattataataaaatccgctttggacatCACAACCGGAgcaaaatctgaacggctcgatttctcacatgcttgcagggaaaggcaggccaaaacaaacttactgggttcttgtttttcatgttttctgggttgctagatgcaccggggacccgattatagcacttaaaacacagaaaaagtgggctTTCATCTGATGACTCCTTTAAGGTACAAGGTTAGTAAAGGTACAATTAGTGTAGGTAAACACATTTAACataaattttaaacaaaaatattgtccAAACAATGTCCttaattacacatttatttccaaaattACACAACACTTTCTTTTTTTGATGCAAGTCAAGCTTTCAGTTATTTTTTTAGATCTGGGTTTGTGTTTGTGCCTCTGTGTCCTCCTCCATTGAGTTGACTTTCTAATGacaaaaaagacacaaataagTTGTCACTCCTAAAACTTCacattgtgtatgtatgtggcCAACAATCTATTTGATTTTGTTGTGTTCAGAACGATTTTAAAATCTGGGAGTGTGTGATCCTTAGTCATGCAGTTCGTGATGACCAGTTTTTCTCTGCAAACGTTCAAAACGTTGGCAAGTGAGTGACTCCTACATCTCTTCAGATCTCTTCAGAAGTCGTGTAGCGTGTTCCAGCTTTTTCATGCTATCAAACTAACTGTGTTATGTTAACGGTTAATCCACCAGCATGTGTAAGCTCTTTAATGACAATAGTATTTCCAAAGTTAAAATACTGTCTTATTATCAGACCCGGCTCCAGATATGAGATGAAAGGTGGGCCAAGTGATTTTCCAGGTGGGCAGAGGGGGGTAACTAGTTTTGGATTTTATTTTcccttaataataaaaaacttcatttaaaaactgcatgttGTGTTTACTTGTGTTATCTTTGactaatatttaaatttgtttgatgatctgaaacattaaagtgtgacaaacatgcaaaaaaaaaaacgaaatcaGGAAGGGGGCCAACACTTTTTCACACCACTGTATATATTTTGCCCCAAATTATCTACTATAAACaaactatttacaaaataactatttagCTTTTTTAATTATTCTTACGTCTAGTATTAATATTGTATAACATTCTTATTTTTACATTCTTATTTTTACATTCTTATGTCattctaaaaataattttaacagTAATATAATAAGTGTATAATTGTAATTTATGGGGGTATAGATATaagttttagtttctttgacATTGCTGATTTGCCAATGGTTTGTCTTTCCTCAGTTGCCAAGAAATGTGATCTTCCTACAATAAATGTTAAGGTCTTTGATGACTCGAAGACAGAGGTTGATGAGGAAGCGTTCGAATATCTGCTGACACAACCAAACCTTGGTGTCCTAAAAATGATCATCCCAGGCACAGCAAGTCTTGATGGTAAATTCTTTGACATACTTATCAAGTTTCAAACTTATCATGACAAATGTAGCTTCATTCAGATCTACAGCTTCCAATTGTGGTCACAACTTTACCTATTAGACATGCATGATTCATATGCAACGCAGACTTTCAATGTGTAAACCGTCGGAATGAAAATCACTGGTTTCTTTAAAATTTCTGCCCTGATCTTTTTGCAAGGGCCTTTTGTACAGGAGTCGCAGATTTGCAGTTTGAAATTGTTTTCATTTGGGACTCTGAATAACAAAAACACTTGATATGTTGTAGATAAAGTTTAACTGTATGACCTCATTTCAATATCTGTAGAGATTTTAGTTCATCCACACATCTGTACTCATCAAGACTTGGCCATGAATGTGCCTGGAACACTGAATCTGTTTGCGTGAGTGGTTAATGTATTTATATCTGCACATCTTCTAAGTGAAGTTATGTCAAGGTAAAGTAGAAGGGtgtgttcaaccaaaaacaaacctaaaagcctaaaactaattgtttttgttttccgtGTTTCCAGGTTAGGACAGCGACATGTCTTCGATTCTGATGCTGGTTTACCTTTTGCCCCCCTCAAGTCAAGGCCGCAAAAGACAGGGAAAGACCTCAGCTAGACAAGCATCGTCTTGTGAAATTTATCAAGGTAAAGCTACCGATAAAGCAGTTAAAATGACACTAGTTCATAAAGTTCTGTTATTGTGTTACCTTAAACTTGCTTGTTCCTCAGACAGGTTGTTAAAGATCACCTGTCCTTTAAATGGTTGTTTTTGTGCTATTCTTTTCTActtagcacatacagtatacagttgAAGACAtcactgttctttttttcatGTTGTATATTAGGGCTGAGACAACTAATCAATAATAATCGATgatgaaaatagttgtcaacgaattgcattatcgattagttggtctgtgacatcACTTGTGAGCTGcacagttataaatcaagcacgtcttcttcccttttaaatgtttaaacgtgtctctccgtgcgcgcgcgtctctccgtgcagcgtgaggtgcgcagttttaaagtcaaacgtgtctctcctTGCAGTGCGAGGTACGTAGTTTAAAAGTTGcgcgcgtctctccgtgcagcgcgaggtgcgcagttttaaattcAGACGATTCTCGCAGCGCTTGGTGCGCAGTTTTTAAGTGAgatgtgttttgcatgcatctcttaaaGCCGCACAGTTTtgaagtttaaaggggagaggtgttttaaatgacaaaattaaagattatatttgtaaatcccaatttgtggcgtttgcactttgcaaagtacataataggctaaataccctgatttgggggtttatttaTATCAGTGGTGGGAAGTAACGAATTACACTTTTTGAACTATACTTGTATTATTTTTCTggatactttttactgtacttcactacatttgaatgacaaatatctcacttttcatgccacacacaaaaaaaattatttggccAAGCGCCCCAtccctcccacgtttgggagagaggctgcttctaatatgacacacctgaatcaactcagccTTTGTGTGTTAATTAGGGAGACAATCACATTTTTCAACAATTTGGGGAGCAGggaaatgagttcagttgtgcatacttttcccatctctgatttagtcattataagcaaaagatctaattaaactttttatccaattaatcgaaaaaataatcatccaactaatcgattatcaaaataatcgctAGTTGCAGCCCTATTGTATATTGACTTACTGTTAAGTCAAATTGGCACTAAAGTGTTTTCATTCGTTCACAGACCAGTACCAGTATCCAAGGGCACTTGGATAGCATTGGAGAGAGTC encodes:
- the LOC130551332 gene encoding uncharacterized protein LOC130551332, translating into MLKMQTNNAVRVKFRDSKKFIFSSQPFTFQTFLECVAKKCDLPTINVKVFDDSKTEVDEEAFEYLLTQPNLGVLKMIIPGTASLDEILVHPHICTHQDLAMNVPGTLNLFAPVPVSKGTWIALERVFRPRIYLLLGRTEGDPATPHPTIQLMDNDWMKAISGRGFSVVKVDGIGVCQFTSIDEAFITAFSNVTLRLRNITVAIFYQSLRARGGKI